TTACATGTCGTCGATCAAGCAATTGATCTGTTAATGCTGGATGATAAAAAAAGAGAAGATCAAGTAAAAGTGGAGGGCGATTTTGATTTTAAAGTCACCGTTGATTTTGATTTGATGGCACTTGCGCTTAAAAACCTGATGGACAATGCGATGAAGCACAGTCTGAACCATAACGTTTTTGTCAAAAGTAAAGATCAAACCGTGATAATTTCCAATGAAGGTGAACCGCTTAAAATGTCTATTGATGAGTATTTTCAACCCTTCGTTTCAGGGTCAAAAGCGTGTGGTAGTGGTCTTGGGTTAGGACTGTACATTGTTAAAAACATCATTGCTCAACATGGTTTAGAAGTGGTTTACAGCTATGAAGGGGGATTCCATCAATTTAGTATCGATTTTTCCAAAGGGTGTGCTGTATGATGCGAGGATTAGAGAAGTTTAATAAACTGGTTGAGGCATTTGAAAAACTCCCAACAGTAGGACGAAAGTCAGCTGTTCGGTTTGCATACCATCTTGTGTTAAACGACACTTTTTCTGCTATGAAACTGGCTAATGCGATTGAGAGTGCGATTAAAAGTATTCGAAAATGTGAACGTTGTGGTGCACTGAGCGAACATGAAATTTGCGATATTTGTTTGGATGAAAGACGTGATGTTCAAAAACTCTGTATCGTGGAGAGTGCGAAGGACATTTTTGTTTTAGAAGAGCATAAGCTTTTTGATGGACGCTATTTTGTTTTGGGTGATTTGGAAGAGGAGACGTTGGCACAGTTAGAAACCATCGTACAAGAAGGTGTCAAAGAGATGATCTTTGCGCTTACTCCGTCATTAGCCAATGATGCACTGATTTTATTTATCGAAGATAAGCTCAAAAACCATACACTTCATTTTACCAAGATTGCACAGGGTGTGCCAACAGGTGTTCATCTTGAAAATGTCGATATGCTCTCTTTATCCAAAGCCCTTGAATCGCGCACGAAAACCTAAAAACTATTTCTCAATCTGATTGAAAAAAAAGTAACAATTTTTGCCTAATTCTTTGGCATTGTACATCGCTTTATCGGCATACAAGATGAGATCTTCTGCCTTGATGGAGTCATCGGGATAAAAACTGATGCCAATGCTGGCTGAGATGTAAAGATCAATACCATGAATGACAATAACATCACTCATCGCTTCTATGATTCGTTTCAAAATGGGTTCACATTCACGAGGCTCTTTAAGATTGGTCAAAATAGCTACAAATTCATCACCACCCAAACGTGCAACAGTCTCATTTTTACGTAACAACGAAGCAATCCGTTTAGAAACGGCAATAAGCAGTTCGTCGCCAATGCTGTGTCCATACGTGTCATTGATCTCTTTAAATCCATCTAGATCAATGTACAAAACAGCCAAATACGTGTTGTAACGTTGTGCTTCAGCGATGGCTTGGCTCAGTCTATCCCACAGTAACATACGATTTGGAAGTGAGGTGAGGGCATCATGATGGGCAAGGTGTTCAAGCTCTTTTTCATGCTCTTTGATGATGGTAATATCTGTAAAAAGCGCTACAAAATTTTGAATTTCACCTTCGCTGTCTTTGACCGCACTGATGGTTAACATCTCAGCGTAAATACTACCATCTTTGCGACGGTTCCAAATCTCACCTTGCCAATGACCAAGGGTAAGAATACTCTCCCACATCTGTGTATAAAATATGGGCTCTTGCCTACCCGATTTCATGATGCGTGGATTGTGCCCGATGATCTCATTCAGTAAATACCCAGAATTACGTACAAAAGCATCATTGGCCTCTATAATGGTGCCATAAGGGTCTGTGATAATAATTCTCTCTTTGGCGTGTGTAAAAACATTGGCTGCGAGCTGTAGCTTGGCATCGCTTTTACTCTTTTCAATGGCAAGGGCAATAAACTGTACTTCATCTTCAACGAGCTTGATCTCTCTTGGCGTAAGAGGCTGCTCTTGTAAGGAGCAGATCATCAAAAGCCCCAAAGGTTTCCCAAAAGCGGAGAAAACAGGGTTTGCAAAGCAATGTTGCCTATCTTTTAAATAGAGATTTTGTGTTTTTTCATGCCACCATGGCTCTTCATCAAGCGTGCTAAACAGTACAGGATGAGAGGGCAGTTGCATCAGATGCGCTAAAAAGTGTTTATCGTCTTCGGAAGCATCTATGAGGGTGGTGCTGAGAAGTTGAAGCTCATTTGAAGTGGCTCCCAGTATGAGTTTATGGTTGGTTTCATCAAACAGTAGCATGCTGCATCCAATGCGGTGGTGATGAATGGACTCAATGTCTCCTGTCATTACATGTAAAATGGTTGAGAGGGGTGACGTATTGGCGATCATCTGTAAAATTTGTTTATGGTGCTGTTCACATTGCTGGATGTATTTACGCTCATCAATGTCCGCAATAACGCCTACAAGGCCTATCTCTTCGCCTTTGGTATCGTAAAATCGTTTTCCTGTCAACTGTCCCCAAAAGCTACTACCATCGGTTCGGCAATAGACACGCTCCAAATCCACCGAAGCAATTTTGCTGCTCAAAAGTGAGAGCATCTTTTGGCGTCCGATCTCTTTTTCTGAAACGTGGATAAGTTCTACATACTCTTTGTTGATAAGCTCTTCCAGTGGGTATAAAAACATCTCCGCCATACGTTGATTTGCATGCGTGATGCGACCTTCCAGATTGACCAAAAAGATGGCAACACTGGACGTGTCAAGAATCTGTTTAAAAAGAATCTCTTGTTTGGCAAGATTATCATTGACCTCGAAGAGTTCGCGTTCCACATTTTTACGATCGGTAATGTCATGAATGATGGAGAAAAGAACTCTCTTCTCTTTAAGATTGATGGGTGTTGAAAAGACTTCAACATCACGCACTTCGCCATTGGCAAGCTGATGTTGAAAGTTAAAGTAATTACGCTCTTCCTTAAGGGCACGTTGGCGCTCTTCCCTCACTTGTTCAGCAGGAAGGGTATTGATGGTGGAAATAGACATCTGCCTGAGTTGCTCTAGGGTGTACCCATAGTAGCGTGCCGCAGCTTCATTTGCATTGAGAATTTTTCCATTTTCAGGATCAAGCAGTAACATGATAGAGCTACTTTTGTCAAAAAAACGGTACAGCGCATTGTAGTCACTATCGTCTGATGCAAATAATGTATGAAACAGCGTTGAAATTAGGTTCATGAAAACTCTCTGCTGGGGAAATGTCACATCTATAATGGTATTAGTGTAACATAAAATTGGCAATTATAAAAACGTTTTTTTAAATAGTATAAATAGGCTAAAAATTAAGTACTTGTTCGCTTTGGTCATTATGCGATCTAAAAGAGTCAAAAGCTCTTTCTGTTTGGCTTTCATTCTTTTAAAATGATCCAAAAAGTTTATTTAAATTTTATTTATACTTGCAAGCTATAATCTTTAGTAATACTACAATTGAGGAGTTAGACGATGAAATGCCCTGTATGTGGAACCGTTGATCTGTTAATGAGTGAGAGATCGGGAGTTGAGATAGATTACTGCCCACAGTGTCGAGGTGTCTGGTTAGATCGTGGTGAGCTTGATAAAATCATTGAGCGCTCAAGCGCTCCCGTTGTGTCAAATCCAACGCAACAATACTATGGAAAAGCTGAAAAGTCACATCATAAAGAGTACTCTCATGATGATAAATCGTATCAGCAACAAGGTCATTACAAGAAAAAAGAGAGTTTTCTAGGCGAGCTTTTTGATTTTTAGAGAAGGGAAAGGGCATTTACATGTAAACGCCCTTTTAAAACGCTAGAGAGCGTATTTTTGACGAAGTTCTTTTTTATTCACTTTCCCAACACTGGTTTTATCGATATTTTCAACAAATTTTATTTTGAGCAGCATTCCTTCTCGTGCCATGATACCTTTTTTAATAAACTCTTTGGCATGAAGCAGTAGCTCTTTATCGGTTACTGTCTTTTGCGGATCAACGACCACAAGTGCAAGCGGTCGCTCACCCCATCTCTCATCCTCCACACCAATAACAGCAACTTCTTTCACTTGTGGATGTTGGTTGATGATGTCTTCAAGCTCCAGCGAAGAGACCCATTCCCCGCCCACTTTGATAATGTCTTTCATGCGATCCGTGATCTTGATATAGCCTTTTTCATCCATGGTGGCGATATCGCCTGTATGCAGATAACCGCCATGCCAGAGAAGTTCAGAGTTTTTTTGATCTTTAAAATAGCCTTGTGTGAGCCACGGAGAGCGCACGACAATTTCACCCGAATGTGCACCATCTTGAGGCAATGATTGCATCGTTTCATCCACCACATGAATCTCCACGAGTGCCATGGAACGTCCCGTTTTAATGCGAATGTCGCTTTGTGCATCATCATCCCTCTCTAACATTTCAGGCGTGAGCTGTGCAATGCTTAAAATGGGACACGTCTCGCTCATGCCGTATCCTGTAAACATATCAATGCCTCTTTTAAGGGCTTCTTGGCACATTGCTTTGGGAAGTGCCGCTCCTCCAATCATGACTTTCCAACCACGTAGATCGACCTCATGGATTTTAGGCGAATTAAAAAGCATGTGCATAATAGTCGGAACGCAATGCGAAAAGGTGACTTTTTCTGTGTCGATCAGCTCCAAAAGCAGGTCGGGAATGTAACGCCCTGGATAGACCTGTTTGACCCCGAGCATCGTCGCAACATAGGGCAATCCCCACGCATGGACATGAAACATTGGGGTAATGGGCATATAAACATCCCCTTGGCGAAAATTGCCTTGGTGTGGGGCGCTTCCAAGTGTCGAAAGGGCTCCTAAGGTATGAAGCACCAGTTGGCGATGGGTAAAGTAGACACCTTTGGGAAATCCCGTCGTTCCTGTTGTGTAAAATGTCGTCGCACGCGTGTTTTCATCAAAGTCTGGAAAATCAAAAAAATCGGCTTCTTTGTCTAGCAATGCTTCATATTCACCTTTTACATGTAAAGAGGTGGGTGGCATTTTTTCATCATCGCATAGCACAATAAAATGCTCCACATCCAGCCTTCCTTTGATCTGCTCAAGGACCGGTAAAAAGTCGGTATGGGCTAAGATCACATCATCTTCCGCATGATCAATCGTGTAGAGAATCTGCTCAGGGCTGAGACGAATATTGATCGTGTGTAAAATAGCTCCTAGCATAGGAATCGCAAAATAGCACTCCAAATAACGGTGCGAGTCATAATCCATCACGGCTACCGTATCGCCTTTTTTCACACCAAGAGCGCTTAGCATATGTGCGAGTTTATGCACACGTTTTTTAAATGTCGCGTAGGTAAAACGCTTCTCAGTGCGGTAGACGATCTCTTGGTTGGGATCAAAATAAATCGGAGCGTTGAGAATGTTTTTAATCAAGAGTTGATACTCATGGGCATAAGGGTTTTTCAGGGTATGTTCAAGTTGCATACGCTCTCCTTGGTAAAATTTAGAGATCAAACGCAGGGCGCATCAACGATTCGATCGTTTTAACGTCATAATGTTTGGAGAAGAAAAGGTTAAACGCAAGAACCCCTTGGTACAAAAGCATCTCTTTGCCATCTTTACATGTAAGCTGATGGCTTCGTGCCAGTTCTAAAAAAGGGGTTGGTTTGTTGTAGATCACATCAAACGCATATTTGGCGTCTTGAAACAGAGTCTCTAAAAGGGCTTTGTCGCACGGGTACGCTTCTTCTTTGAGTCCTGCTGAGGTGGTGTTGATGATGAGGTCATACGCTTTACATGTAAAGGTTTCCCATGTGT
Above is a genomic segment from Sulfurospirillum halorespirans DSM 13726 containing:
- the recR gene encoding recombination mediator RecR, with translation MMRGLEKFNKLVEAFEKLPTVGRKSAVRFAYHLVLNDTFSAMKLANAIESAIKSIRKCERCGALSEHEICDICLDERRDVQKLCIVESAKDIFVLEEHKLFDGRYFVLGDLEEETLAQLETIVQEGVKEMIFALTPSLANDALILFIEDKLKNHTLHFTKIAQGVPTGVHLENVDMLSLSKALESRTKT
- a CDS encoding bifunctional diguanylate cyclase/phosphodiesterase, which gives rise to MNLISTLFHTLFASDDSDYNALYRFFDKSSSIMLLLDPENGKILNANEAAARYYGYTLEQLRQMSISTINTLPAEQVREERQRALKEERNYFNFQHQLANGEVRDVEVFSTPINLKEKRVLFSIIHDITDRKNVERELFEVNDNLAKQEILFKQILDTSSVAIFLVNLEGRITHANQRMAEMFLYPLEELINKEYVELIHVSEKEIGRQKMLSLLSSKIASVDLERVYCRTDGSSFWGQLTGKRFYDTKGEEIGLVGVIADIDERKYIQQCEQHHKQILQMIANTSPLSTILHVMTGDIESIHHHRIGCSMLLFDETNHKLILGATSNELQLLSTTLIDASEDDKHFLAHLMQLPSHPVLFSTLDEEPWWHEKTQNLYLKDRQHCFANPVFSAFGKPLGLLMICSLQEQPLTPREIKLVEDEVQFIALAIEKSKSDAKLQLAANVFTHAKERIIITDPYGTIIEANDAFVRNSGYLLNEIIGHNPRIMKSGRQEPIFYTQMWESILTLGHWQGEIWNRRKDGSIYAEMLTISAVKDSEGEIQNFVALFTDITIIKEHEKELEHLAHHDALTSLPNRMLLWDRLSQAIAEAQRYNTYLAVLYIDLDGFKEINDTYGHSIGDELLIAVSKRIASLLRKNETVARLGGDEFVAILTNLKEPRECEPILKRIIEAMSDVIVIHGIDLYISASIGISFYPDDSIKAEDLILYADKAMYNAKELGKNCYFFFNQIEK
- a CDS encoding zf-TFIIB domain-containing protein, yielding MKCPVCGTVDLLMSERSGVEIDYCPQCRGVWLDRGELDKIIERSSAPVVSNPTQQYYGKAEKSHHKEYSHDDKSYQQQGHYKKKESFLGELFDF
- a CDS encoding fatty acid--CoA ligase, with protein sequence MQLEHTLKNPYAHEYQLLIKNILNAPIYFDPNQEIVYRTEKRFTYATFKKRVHKLAHMLSALGVKKGDTVAVMDYDSHRYLECYFAIPMLGAILHTINIRLSPEQILYTIDHAEDDVILAHTDFLPVLEQIKGRLDVEHFIVLCDDEKMPPTSLHVKGEYEALLDKEADFFDFPDFDENTRATTFYTTGTTGFPKGVYFTHRQLVLHTLGALSTLGSAPHQGNFRQGDVYMPITPMFHVHAWGLPYVATMLGVKQVYPGRYIPDLLLELIDTEKVTFSHCVPTIMHMLFNSPKIHEVDLRGWKVMIGGAALPKAMCQEALKRGIDMFTGYGMSETCPILSIAQLTPEMLERDDDAQSDIRIKTGRSMALVEIHVVDETMQSLPQDGAHSGEIVVRSPWLTQGYFKDQKNSELLWHGGYLHTGDIATMDEKGYIKITDRMKDIIKVGGEWVSSLELEDIINQHPQVKEVAVIGVEDERWGERPLALVVVDPQKTVTDKELLLHAKEFIKKGIMAREGMLLKIKFVENIDKTSVGKVNKKELRQKYAL